In one Prochlorococcus marinus XMU1404 genomic region, the following are encoded:
- the pseI gene encoding pseudaminic acid synthase: MKIGNFEIGLNNQPFVVAEMSGNHNQSLERAIEIVEFAAKTGVHGLKLQTYTADTITIDSQSEEFYIRDKDNLWKGRSLYDLYREAHTPWEWHKPIFKKARELGLIPFSTPFDFSSVDFLETLDVPCYKIASFENTDLSLIKKVASTGKPLIISTGMANISELQESISAARESGCKDLILLKCTSTYPSLPTNSNISTIPHMRDLFKCEVGISDHTLGVGVSIAAVAMGATFIEKHFTISRKDGGVDSDFSMEPNEMRRLVEDSKRAWQAKGEIMYGPTNSEKKSLKFRRSIYVVEDIKRGELFTSQNIRSIRPGLGLPIKYLEKIKGRQAKLDIKKGTPLSWEHF; this comes from the coding sequence ATGAAAATAGGAAATTTTGAAATTGGTCTCAATAATCAGCCATTTGTAGTTGCAGAAATGTCTGGAAATCACAATCAATCTCTTGAAAGGGCTATTGAAATTGTTGAGTTTGCTGCAAAAACAGGTGTTCATGGACTTAAACTTCAAACATACACTGCTGATACAATTACGATTGACAGTCAATCTGAAGAATTTTATATACGAGATAAAGACAATTTATGGAAAGGTAGGTCCCTCTATGATTTGTATAGAGAAGCTCATACTCCCTGGGAATGGCATAAACCAATTTTTAAAAAAGCAAGAGAGCTAGGGTTAATTCCCTTTAGTACGCCATTTGATTTTTCATCTGTAGATTTCCTTGAAACACTTGATGTACCTTGTTATAAGATAGCTTCTTTTGAAAATACAGACTTATCACTTATTAAAAAAGTTGCCTCCACAGGTAAGCCCCTAATTATTTCTACTGGTATGGCTAATATATCAGAACTACAAGAATCAATTTCAGCAGCAAGAGAGTCCGGTTGTAAAGATTTAATCTTATTAAAATGCACTAGTACTTATCCTTCTCTCCCTACAAACAGCAACATTTCTACAATCCCGCACATGCGAGATTTATTTAAATGTGAAGTAGGCATTTCTGATCATACTCTAGGGGTTGGAGTATCAATAGCTGCAGTTGCGATGGGTGCCACATTTATAGAAAAACACTTTACAATTTCTAGAAAAGATGGGGGTGTTGATAGTGATTTTTCGATGGAACCTAATGAAATGAGACGACTAGTTGAAGACTCTAAAAGAGCTTGGCAAGCGAAAGGAGAAATTATGTATGGTCCAACTAATTCTGAAAAAAAATCATTAAAATTCAGAAGATCTATTTATGTTGTCGAAGATATTAAAAGAGGGGAATTATTCACTTCACAAAATATAAGATCTATAAGACCTGGTTTAGGTTTGCCAATAAAATACTTAGAAAAGATTAAAGGTAGGCAAGCAAAGTTAGATATTAAAAAAGGGACCCCACTTTCTTGGGAACATTTTTAA
- a CDS encoding DegT/DnrJ/EryC1/StrS family aminotransferase produces the protein MNYEKPNLALFGGNPVVKNCFKPFNHIGIEEKNAVLEVMESGVLSKFLGVWHDDFFGGPKLRQFEKLFAEKFKVKHAIAVNSSTSALISAIGAIDIQPGDEVIVSPWTMCASATAILHWNAIPVFADIEPHTFNIDPESIRKNITKKTKAIMAVDIFGHSANINSLKEIAIEHDLKIISDTSQSPGALYEGNFAGTITEIGCFSLNYHKHIHTGEGGVLVTNDDELCERLQLIRNHAEAVVEAKGYKNLSNMIGYNFRLGEIESAIGLEQLKKLSRIVKRRQEIANILSRGLKDLEGLNVPLVRENCTHAYYVYPLTIDSDKLEIKSKLISKALAAEGIEGFSSKYVNLHLLPIFQEKIAYGKGGFPWNSELCDRNINYDYGICPVAEGMQDNKYLGFSMCLNDLSNQDAENIVNAFHKIWSNLDLLRNI, from the coding sequence ATGAACTACGAGAAGCCCAACCTTGCTCTTTTTGGAGGTAACCCAGTTGTCAAAAATTGCTTTAAACCTTTTAACCATATTGGAATTGAAGAAAAGAATGCGGTTCTGGAAGTCATGGAAAGCGGCGTTTTATCCAAATTTTTAGGCGTGTGGCATGATGATTTCTTTGGTGGTCCAAAATTAAGGCAATTTGAAAAACTATTTGCAGAAAAATTTAAAGTTAAGCATGCTATTGCAGTAAATTCAAGTACATCGGCATTAATTTCAGCAATAGGTGCTATAGACATACAACCTGGAGACGAAGTTATAGTCAGCCCATGGACTATGTGTGCCAGTGCTACAGCTATTCTTCACTGGAATGCCATTCCAGTTTTTGCGGATATAGAACCACATACTTTCAATATTGACCCTGAATCCATCAGAAAAAACATAACAAAAAAAACGAAAGCTATTATGGCTGTAGATATATTTGGCCATTCTGCCAACATTAATAGCTTAAAGGAAATTGCTATAGAGCATGATTTAAAAATTATATCTGACACTTCGCAATCTCCTGGAGCATTATATGAGGGTAATTTTGCTGGGACCATTACAGAAATAGGTTGTTTCAGCCTTAATTACCATAAACATATACACACTGGCGAAGGAGGAGTTTTAGTAACAAATGATGATGAGTTATGTGAAAGATTACAATTGATAAGAAATCATGCTGAAGCAGTTGTTGAAGCAAAAGGTTATAAAAATTTATCTAATATGATTGGTTATAACTTTAGATTGGGAGAAATTGAGTCTGCCATAGGTTTAGAGCAATTAAAAAAATTATCAAGAATTGTGAAAAGGCGCCAAGAAATTGCGAACATTCTTTCCAGAGGTTTAAAAGATCTTGAAGGTCTTAATGTCCCTTTAGTTAGAGAGAATTGCACTCATGCCTATTATGTTTATCCTTTAACCATCGATTCAGATAAGTTAGAGATTAAGAGTAAATTAATATCTAAAGCCCTTGCTGCGGAGGGAATTGAAGGCTTCTCATCCAAGTATGTAAATTTACACCTACTTCCCATCTTTCAGGAAAAAATCGCATATGGCAAAGGTGGATTTCCATGGAATTCTGAGCTCTGTGATAGAAATATAAATTATGATTACGGTATATGTCCTGTGGCTGAAGGTATGCAAGATAATAAATACTTAGGTTTTTCTATGTGCCTAAATGATTTATCTAATCAAGATGCAGAGAATATTGTTAATGCATTCCATAAGATCTGGTCAAATTTAGATTTACTGAGAAACATATAA
- the pseG gene encoding UDP-2,4-diacetamido-2,4,6-trideoxy-beta-L-altropyranose hydrolase, with protein sequence MNFVIRLDISKEIGYGHFYRSITLARSLRSSNDSIYLIAKSIPEHLKIWLSKFGIKFFLLGSNITSGSIEDLNHTKSFCELIGNPDLLIIDHYNIDIKFEKNIRNFVNKILVIDDLANRNHDCDILLDQNLRHLENRYEKLLPKKSKVFLGPKYFFFREEFYDANLSKSVRNKLKNILIFMGGGDNSYEIIKVIKSIKYINSKEIYWTLITGKDIQDINKIILLTKKIKNFKLITHTDEISKIISSSDLAIGTCGISAWERCILGLPSLVMITAENQKEDAEILEEMNAVINLGRSDKVLGKDIAKNITKLINNDNLLKSMSIASFKVLEGHTKAINFLKKEIILTL encoded by the coding sequence ATGAATTTTGTAATTAGGCTAGATATTTCAAAAGAAATTGGCTATGGACATTTTTATCGATCAATAACTCTTGCTAGAAGTCTAAGATCAAGTAATGATTCCATATATCTTATTGCAAAATCAATACCCGAACATTTGAAAATTTGGTTATCAAAATTTGGCATTAAATTTTTTTTATTAGGAAGCAATATAACGTCAGGTTCAATAGAAGATTTGAATCATACAAAAAGTTTTTGTGAACTTATTGGTAATCCAGATCTACTAATAATTGATCACTATAATATAGACATTAAATTTGAAAAAAATATTAGAAATTTTGTAAATAAGATTTTAGTAATCGATGACTTGGCGAATAGAAATCATGATTGCGATATTCTTTTGGACCAAAACTTAAGGCATCTTGAAAATAGATATGAAAAACTCTTACCAAAGAAATCTAAAGTATTTTTAGGACCAAAGTATTTTTTCTTTAGAGAGGAATTTTACGATGCAAACCTTTCAAAAAGTGTTAGGAATAAATTAAAAAACATCTTAATTTTTATGGGTGGAGGTGACAATAGTTATGAAATAATAAAAGTAATTAAATCAATTAAATATATAAATTCCAAAGAAATATATTGGACTTTAATAACAGGAAAAGATATTCAAGATATAAATAAAATAATTTTGCTTACAAAAAAAATCAAAAACTTTAAGCTAATTACCCATACTGATGAAATTAGTAAAATTATTTCATCTTCAGATTTAGCTATAGGTACTTGCGGCATCTCAGCTTGGGAAAGATGTATTTTAGGCTTGCCCAGTTTAGTAATGATTACTGCAGAGAATCAAAAGGAAGATGCAGAAATTTTAGAAGAAATGAATGCAGTTATAAATTTGGGTAGATCAGACAAAGTATTGGGGAAAGACATCGCCAAAAACATAACAAAATTAATCAATAATGATAATTTATTGAAGAGTATGTCAATTGCATCTTTTAAGGTCCTTGAAGGGCATACAAAGGCAATTAATTTTCTAAAAAAAGAGATAATTTTAACTCTTTAG
- a CDS encoding Gfo/Idh/MocA family protein: MRKFSVLILGCGNIASRFDKEIKKGFKPKTHGGAFFEHPGFSIKACMDIDKEKKLDFMKKFNVKKGFCNLKELSTYQEEFDVISICSPTSEHFDCINTALKLKPKIIFCEKPISENVAKSKIIVELCKNAKINLVINLSRRFDKKISLLKKQINQKTRGDLLSIVGFYNKGILNNGIHIIDLFRYLLGEIKIKSVGNFFIDFKKDDPTIPLWMTNRNNIPIFIGCNKAEDYSFFEMQFIFSRGVLNIENGGQVWRERKVINSTEYEGYKELDNGNFFAGGDSECMINAVDNIYKNLLFNEPLICTGMDALNAQILCEEAKMKSTKN, from the coding sequence ATGAGAAAGTTTTCAGTATTAATTTTAGGGTGTGGAAATATTGCTAGTAGATTCGATAAAGAGATCAAAAAAGGTTTTAAACCTAAAACTCATGGTGGTGCTTTTTTTGAACACCCTGGTTTTTCTATTAAGGCCTGCATGGATATAGATAAAGAGAAGAAGTTGGATTTCATGAAAAAATTTAATGTTAAAAAGGGTTTCTGCAACCTTAAAGAATTATCAACTTATCAAGAAGAATTTGATGTAATAAGCATATGTTCTCCAACTAGCGAACACTTTGACTGCATTAATACTGCATTAAAACTGAAGCCAAAAATTATTTTCTGTGAAAAACCAATTTCAGAGAATGTTGCCAAATCAAAAATAATTGTTGAATTATGTAAAAACGCAAAGATAAATTTAGTAATTAATCTAAGTCGGCGGTTTGATAAAAAAATATCCCTCTTAAAAAAACAAATAAATCAAAAAACAAGAGGAGATTTATTGTCAATAGTAGGATTTTATAATAAGGGAATCTTAAATAATGGGATACACATAATAGATCTTTTTCGATATTTACTTGGAGAAATAAAAATCAAGTCAGTAGGGAATTTTTTTATAGACTTTAAAAAGGATGATCCGACTATCCCTCTATGGATGACTAATAGAAATAATATTCCCATCTTTATAGGTTGTAATAAAGCTGAAGATTATTCTTTTTTTGAAATGCAATTTATATTTTCAAGAGGAGTTTTAAATATTGAGAATGGTGGCCAAGTATGGAGAGAGAGGAAGGTTATCAATAGCACTGAATATGAAGGTTATAAAGAATTAGATAATGGTAATTTTTTTGCAGGAGGAGATTCTGAATGCATGATTAATGCTGTAGACAACATTTATAAAAATTTACTTTTCAATGAACCTTTGATTTGTACAGGAATGGATGCCCTAAATGCACAAATTCTTTGTGAAGAGGCTAAGATGAAGTCAACAAAAAATTGA
- a CDS encoding WbqC family protein translates to MNKLKDNIHYRKKDMCVISQPTFLPWLGWFDLVDQAKKMVLLDDVIFTKRSWQQRNRIRTLVGLEYLTIPVKKSGRYHQKINECEIVDKEFAKKIFRKIRINYQKAKYYDLVDPIEKVFFENLDTNKLLSINFGLIKWICKFLKIKTEFILSSNIPVSGDRGEYLALICNELGFRNYLSTPGSELYLKEDLSQFKEKKINVYLHEYEHPLYNQGFSPFIPFASTLDLILNEGTNSLEIIRSGRRSSRLINQNHLNK, encoded by the coding sequence TTGAATAAATTAAAGGATAATATTCATTATAGAAAAAAAGATATGTGTGTAATTTCTCAACCAACTTTTCTTCCATGGTTAGGCTGGTTTGATCTTGTTGACCAAGCAAAAAAAATGGTTTTATTAGACGATGTTATATTTACTAAACGATCATGGCAACAGCGAAATAGAATAAGAACATTAGTAGGCCTTGAATATCTCACAATTCCAGTAAAAAAAAGCGGAAGATATCATCAAAAGATCAATGAATGTGAGATTGTAGATAAAGAATTTGCAAAAAAAATTTTTAGAAAAATTAGAATTAATTATCAGAAAGCTAAGTATTATGATTTGGTCGATCCGATTGAAAAAGTATTTTTTGAAAATTTAGATACCAACAAATTGCTATCCATTAATTTTGGATTAATCAAATGGATTTGCAAATTCCTTAAAATAAAAACCGAATTTATACTTTCAAGTAATATTCCAGTTAGTGGAGATAGAGGAGAATATTTAGCTTTAATATGTAATGAATTAGGTTTTAGAAATTATTTATCCACTCCTGGATCTGAGCTGTATTTAAAAGAAGATTTATCTCAATTCAAAGAAAAAAAAATTAATGTTTATTTGCATGAATATGAGCATCCTTTATACAACCAAGGATTTAGCCCTTTCATTCCTTTTGCTTCTACTCTTGATTTAATATTGAATGAAGGAACTAATTCTTTAGAAATTATTAGATCTGGAAGAAGGTCTTCAAGATTAATTAATCAAAATCACCTTAACAAATAA